The genome window TACGGGTTTTCGGAATCCAAGAATTTGACGCCGGATGCGCTGAAGGATCACGGGATTGAGTCCTATATTCTTTCCGAGTCCTGCCGGCAAGGTGGATCTGACAAGCGCGGGACGATGGATCCGTGGGATGCTGCGAAGACGGACCTCACCAATATCGGGAAATTGACCGGTCATGAGGATAAGGCGAATGACGTGGTCAAAGATGTGGATAAGCGCCTGGACGCGTTGAAACAGGCTCCCGCGGCTGAGGGGGCGGATAACGCTGAGGGGTCCGGTAAGCCGCCGGTGACGTTCGTGTTCGACTCCGCGAAGGACACGATTTTTACCTCCGGCAAATTCGGCGGACCCCAGGCGATTATCGAAGCGGCCGGCGGGAAGAACGCCACCGATGACGTCGATGACACGTGGACCACGGTGGGGTGGGAGAAAATCGCCTCTGCCCAACCGGATGTGATCGCTTTCGTGGACTATCCGTCACAAACTTTCGAGGAGAAAGTGAAAATCCTGGAGTCCAATCCGGCCACGAAGAACTTGGAGGCGGTGAAGCAGAAGCGTTTTGTTAACCTTCCGTACGCCATGTGGACGTCTGGCCCACTGAATATCGACGCCGCCGAGTACATGCGGAAAAGGTATGAGAAGTTTGGGTTGATGCCGAAGAGCGATATTCGCACCGACGTTCAGCTTCCGGATTCTTTGGCCGGGCGGGAATATTTCGTGGAGAAGTAACTGCACGCAGGCGGAGTAACCCACGCGAGCGGACTAATCCCACGAAGGCGGGCACCGGCAACCCCGGCATGCGTGACGTGGCTTAGGACGTGTGCCGGTGCGCCAGGTTCATTTGGCGCATGCGTTCCATGAGTTCGGGGTCCATGCGCACCATTTGCACAAGTTGGCAGTCGGCCGGCCCGCTGGTTCCAGGTTGACACGCGGTGCAGGGCTCGCCGAACCGGATTGGGCAGCGCGCGTCGGGGTGGCTCTTTTTTCGCCGACGCGAATTGCGCGGACGACGGGGACGTTTCCCCTGGTCATCACGCGCACCTTTCCTACTCAGCGTCGCTGAGCGGGGTTCTACGGGGGCACGGGGTTGTCTCTGCGGAGGGGCATCTTCCTGAGTGTCCTGCCGGGACGCGGCAGGCCCGCCTCAGAGGTTGATCATGTGGCCCAGCGTTCCTTCTGCCGCTTCCTTGATGGCCTCAGACAGGGTCGGGTGGGTGTGAACGTTGCGCCCGATTTCCTCAGCGGTCAAGTCGTAGCGGGCCGCGAGGGTCAGTTCCGGCAGCATCTCGGAGACGTTGGAGCCGACCATGTGAGCGCCGAGAATTTCCCCATATTCGCCGTCGGTCACGATCTTGACAAAGCCAGCGGGTTCGCCTAGGCCTTGTGCCTTTCCGTTCGCGGTGAAGGGGAAACTGGCCACCTTGATGTCGCGGTCGGAGAACTTCTCTTTCGCAGCGGCTTCCGTGTAGCCCATCGACGCAACCTGTGGGTTACAGAACGTTGCGCGAGGCATCATCATGTAGTCGCCCAGGGTTTCGGTCTCTGCGCCGGCGATGGTTTCGGCAGCCACGACGCCTTGCGCTTCGGCCACGTGGGCTAGCTGCAGCTTCGCGGTAACGTCGCCAATGGCGTAAATGCCGTCGACGTTGGTGCGCATGAAGTCATCGATGGCGATAGCGCCACGGTCGGTGAGCTCGACGCCGGTCTTGTCCAGGCCGTAGCCCTCGACGCGCGGAGCGAACCCGACCGAGACGAGAACGCGGTCCACTGTCAGCGTCTGCTGCTTCGACCCGTCCTTCTTCTCAATGTCGACCTCGACAGAGTCGCCCTTATCGCGCACAGCTGTGGTCTTGTGCCCGGTCAGCACAGTGACGCCGAGCTTCTTGTACTGCTTGGCGATCTCCTTGGAGACGTCCTTGTCCTCGTTGGGTAGGACGGAGTCCATGAACTCGACGATGGTGACATCCACCCCGTAGTTAGCCAGCACGTACGCAAATTCCATGCCGATAGCGCCCGCACCGACGATGACCATGGACTCAGGGAGTTCGTCGTTAAGGATCTGTTCCTCATAGGAGACGACGTTGCTGCTGAGCTCGATACCCGGGAGCGTCTTCACGACGGAACCCGTCGCAATGATGCAGTTATCGAACGTAAGGGTTTTACCGGCGTCGTCGCCGTCGGACACCTCGATGGTGTGTGCGTCGGTGAAGGTGCCTTGGCCGTGGACTTCGGTGATTTTGTTCTTCTTCATCAGGAAGTGGACGCCCTTCACAATGTTGGAGGACACCTTCCTGGAGCGTTTGTGCGCCGCACCGAAATCGAACGACACGTCGCCCGAAATGCCAAATGTCTTGGCATCGTGCGTGAACGTGTGCGCTAATTCAGCGTTGCGAAGGAGTGCCTTGGATGGGATGCAGCCCACATTCAGGCACACACCGCCCCAATACTTCTTCTCCACAATCGCAACTTTTTTGCCCAACTGAGCGGCGCGAATAGCCGCCACATATCCGCCGGGACCTGCACCAAGGATAACTACGTCATAATGTTCAGCCACGGTTTTTAGGATACGACGCTGCCACCGAGATTTCAGGTAATGGGGGCAATAGCCGTGGGGGTACCTGACGTTCTTGCGCTCTGTGGAGCGCCCATTGCCGCAGGACTACTCCGTCGGTAAATACGTCCGGCGAATGCGTCGGCAATTGCGCAAAGGGTAGCGTATCAGCGTGTGACATTCACTATGTTCGCCTACATCGGTGCCGTGTGCGCCGCGATTGCCTACGGCGGGGCCACGATTCTGCAGGCTATTGCGGTGGGGCGGCTTGCCGCGCTTCCGGCCGGCTCGTCGTGGGGTCACCGTATTCGCACCGGATGGCTATACGGCCTCGGCTTGGTGTGCGACTTCCTCGGCTTCCTCATGTCGGCGCTGGCATTGCACTCTTTGCCTCTTTTTCTTGTCGAGTCAACGGTGGCGTCGTCGGTCGCGGTGACCGCTGTGCTGGCGGTGGTTGTGTTACATCAACGCCTCACCACGCACGAGGTCATCGCCGTTGCTGTGCTGGTCGCGGGCCTGATTGTCCTGGGTGTGACGGCCGAGGAAGGCCCGGCGCGCACTGTTGCGTGGTGGGTCGGGTGGGGCTTGTGCGCCCTCGCGATTCCGCTTGCCGCGGTCGCAGCGGTGTGCGTCGTCGCCTCTCAACCCCGATGGACAATGACGACCGGGATTGTTCTGTCGGTCATCTCGGGGCTGGGCTTCGGTTTCGTCGGCGTCGCTGCCCGTTTGGTGACGGTCCATTCGTCGATACTTGGCTGGCTCGGCGACGCGTTCGTCTGGGCGATGGTGCTGATGGGCGGGCTTGCTGTGGTTGCTTATGGCTATGCGTTAGATCGATTGCCGACGACGACGGTGGCGGCGCTGTCTTTCGCGTGCGAGACCATTGTTCCGTCGGCGATCGGATTGATGTGGCTGGGCGACGAAGTCCGGCCGGGGTTGATGTGGTTGGCGGTGGTCGGCTTCGTGGCGGTGCTGGGGGCGTGCGTGCAGCTCTCGAGCAAGGCGGAAGTGGAAGCGTAAACACGGAAGCGTCGACCCTGCGCGCCTTATTTATGGTGCCGGCTCAGAAAATCCCACACCACGTCGGTGGTCTGAAGCGTGTGGTTATACGGGCCTTCCCCGCTTTCCTTTTGGTAGGGCGATCCCGGCCAATTGTGTCCTCCATCAGCGATGGCGAGGTGTTCGACGTCGACTCCCGGGCGACACCCTCCCCATGTCATGCGGGTGACGCCGGCCGACGACGTCGGCGATGTAGCGGGTTCCGATGCGCATCCCTGTAGCTGCGCGAATGTGCCCGCCAGTTCGGGTGCTGCCACGTAGCGTTCGCCGTGGCTTGTGCCTCCGTCGTAGTGCATGGTTCCGTCTTTGACACCGTGTATTTCCAAGACGGACACGTCGTTGTTTGGCGTTGACCCGGTGGTGCATGATGTGTGCGTCGCGGGATAGTAGGCACCGGCGACGGGCGCCACGGCGGCGAAAGTCTCCGGCATTGTGCAGGCGAGTTTGGCGGCGAATCCCCCGCCGTTGGATTTCCCGGTCGCGTAGATCCGGGTGTGGTCGATCCGGTATTTCCGGTCGAGCTGGGCGAGGATATCGCAAACGAGCTGCGAATCCTTGTCCCCGTCGTTGGTGGTGGTGTAGGGCGCGGATTCCCATGCGCGCTGGGTGCCACTCTTGCCTTTTTCGTCTTGAGGGTAGACGACGAGGGCCGGGAGTCGGTCGAGATCGGTGTATTTCTTCATGAGCGTGGCATTTTGGCTGTGCCCATGGAAGGCGAAGATCACCGGAAGCGGCGCGGCGGTTGCGTCGGTAAGGGGTACGGACAGACGGTATGAGCGGGTGAGACCACCCGACTTGATCGTGATAGCGGAGCTCGATGGTCCATTGAGTTCTTCGTCTTCACTGGGCGACGACGATCGTCGCCGGGTCACGATGACGGCGAAGAGGGCTGCAATAACGAGGCTGATAAGAACAGCGGTGGCTATTGCGCGGCGGTGTGGTGAGTGAATCACCACCCCAAAAGTATGCTTCCCTAAACGTCACGGTCAAGGGTTAGCGGTCAAGGGCCGGTGATCGAGGCTGGCGCACAAGAGCCAACCCGCCGACTACTCCTCAGCCGTCACGTCATCCAGGTTCTTGCGCGACACCATGAACAAAAGAATCAGAGTCAGCGTCGCCTCAATGGCACCGAAAGCCAGCATATCCACGTAGTCGAAATCCCCGGAGAGTTTCGTCAAAATCATGGGGAAGAAGAATCCGACGTACGTCAGCACGTAGAACGCCGAGGTCAAACCGGCAAGATCATCCGGGCCAGCGAGCCGCTGGACCTCCGTCAGTCCAGAGATCAGAACAAGTCCGTACCCGAGGCCCAACAAAGCAGCCACAGAAATGGATCCGACGATGGAGAGCCGCGTCGATACGAAAGCCGCTAATACCATCCCGATGGCAACGAAGATAATGCCCAAGATGGGGCCGCGCGCGCTGTAGTCGGTGTTGATGCGGTCACCAACTTGCTGGATGCCGAACCCGAATGCCAAGCACACCACCGTGAGGAGCGCGGAGTAGGCGACGGGGGCTTTGACGTGGGAGGACATGAGTGCGGGTGTCACCGCGTAGGCAACGCCGGCTGCCCCGAAGACCCAGGGTGCGATCGGCACGGCGACCGTCAAGAACCGTGGGTGCTTCGCGGTGGGAACGGCCAGGTCAGACCAAAAGCTGCCGTGGACTTTCAAGTGCGCGGACTGGCGGGTTTCCGGTATTTTCACCAGGAAAACCAGGGTGGGGATAGACAGAATGATCTGCAAAATGTAGGAAAGCTGCCCTGGGATCGGCCCCCATTGCGCGAGAAGACCAGCAACTCCGGCACCAACTCCGAAGCCACCCGTGAGGGCCATCGCTGCTCGGGCCGCGCCAGCAGATTTTTTCGCGTGCGGGTCAAACGGCGCCTGAGAAAGCTCTTTCACCCAGGACCCACCAACAGTCATGGCGATTCCCACGGCCAGGCCGGCCAGCAGTCGACCGATAAACATGGGGACCTCGGACTTTTCACCGATGGCAATCAAGATCGAGCCGATGATCGCAGCCACCGGCCCCCATAACATCACCGTCTTACGCCCGTAGCGGTCCGAGAGAGGCCCTAAGAAAACCAGACCTGCCATAATCCCGATGGCATATGCACCCAACAGGGAGTCGACAAAGACCGGCGAGAACACGCTTTCACCACGGTAAAAAATAAGGAGTGGTGTGAATTCGTTGCCACCCCAGGCGATCACGAACATCGCCAGTACGACGAAAACCCATGCGTAGCGATCCGAAGCGTTCGCGGTGGTCGGCGTGGCGGCCCGGAGTTCGTGAGGTGTGACGTCGGCAAGCTGATCCTGTTGCGTGCTACTTCGCGCACTCGTCGTTGCGGAAGCGACGCTGCTGTCAGCGGTATGTGGGGCAGGGTCAAGATGTGCGTCTGAGCTGTCGCTCTCAGACGATTTCGGGGAGGACATGGCCTTATCGTAGGAGTGCCCAGTTTTCCAATGAAATAAAATCGCGATTTTAGGCCGAAATTACGCAACTCTCACACGAACGACCAATATGTGGTATGGATCATGTTTTTACGACGTGTCGCCTGAATCGCATAATTCGCCTGAACCGCCGGAAGGGAAGAACAACGATGGCTCACACGAATCCCGACACATCCCATACCAATCGCTCTAGCTCACTGGATGGCAAGAAGGTTGCTTTGGTGACGGGCGCGACGTCGGGTATCGGTCGATCGACCGCGCTCAAGCTGCTCAAGAAGGGTTTTGTGGTTTACGGCGCGGCCCGGCGCGAGGACCGTTTGCGCGAGCTGGCGCGCGACGGGGTGCGCACTCTGCGGATGGATGTGACCGATGAAGACTCCATGAGCGACGGGATCAACACCATTATCGACGACGCTGGCCGTATTGATGTTCTGATCAATTGTGCTGGATATGGCGTTGTGGGCGCTATTGAGGATGTCGATCCGGAGGATGCCCGCCGACAGTTTGAGATTAACGTGTTCGGCCCGATGGCGTTGGTGCGTTTGGTTGCTCCGCATATGCGCGAGCAGGGTGAGGGCCGGATTGTGAATGTGTCGTCGATCGCGGGGAAGGTTCCCGCCCTGCTCGGCGGCTGGTACCACGGGTCGAAATTTGCCCTGGAGGGGCTGAGCGATTGTCTGCGCTTGGAGCTGGGGCCGTGGGGTATCGATGTGTCCGTGGTGGAGCCGGGCCCGGTGAAGACGGAGTGGCCGCATATTGCTCAGGAATCGATGGAGGAAACCAGTGATGGTAGGGCGTATGCGGAGATGGCGCACGCGGTGGCGGAGTCTGTTGAGTTTAAGCACCGTCCGGGGATGGTGTCCCGGCCTGGGACTGTGGCGCATGCTGTTGTGAAGGCCGCGACGACTGAGCGGCCCCGCACGAGGTACGCGGTGGGGCCGTTAGCGAAGCTCACGGTGCTGTTGCGCCGCCTACTCCCCGACCGAGCTATGGATTTCTTTATCCGTAAGAGCTACAAGCTCGGATAGGCGGGATGTGGAGCCGCCTGTCAGAATCGAACTGACGATATTCTCATGACGGGTCTTTGTCGACGCAGTGCGCCTACCAACGCTGCTTACGCTTGCGAGAATTATCTTTCTCGTCCTTCAAGAAGTCGAATCGCGTCCGAGGGTACTTGGCGAAGTACTCCTCCGGGCTCGTCTCAAGGAGCTTGATGCGCTCCGAATAGGTTGCATCGAATGTGATGTTCTTTGGGCTGGTCACTTCGGCTCACCTCCATCACTAGACCGTAACCGAGTGTAACCGAATACCGTCACCGCGACGACGATTCCGCCCACCAGTACTCATCCCCTTATAGTCCCCTCGAAGGCGAACGCCACCGCAAAAGTGTCCGCACCGCCTTTTGTCGTATAACCCCAGGAGGAAGACAATTCCTGGGGCGCGAAGAAGCACCGACGCACGGAAAAGGAGCCGGTACACGGAAAACTGCGAGGAAACTACACCTCGAGCCCACCTAGAGCCCGAAAAGTGTGGGGGAATATGCGCCCCAAAATAAAAGTGCGGAGGTATATGGCCAATTTTCGGCCATTTTTCGCCCATATCCCCACGCAGTTTTCCCAACCGACCCCTATATGCCCCCGCAGTTTTCCGGCATCCGGACACACTTTTGTCGTATAACCCAAAACCACGCACGATGCCTCGCGTCCCCCGGTCCGCGAAAATGCATGAAGCCCCAGGCAGAACAAGAATTGTGCCTGGGGCTAGGTGGAGCCGCCTGTCAGAATCGAACTGACGACCTTCTCATTACGAGTGAGATGCTCTACCGACTGAGCTAAGGCGGCATGAAGTACCTCGACGCATATTACCTGAACCAGTCGCGGGACCAAAACGTAGCCCTCACCTCGAGGTTCGTGCGATAAATTCCCGGCCCCGCCGCGACTTCCCTCGCCCTAATCAACAGGCCCAGTCACGCATATTTGCCGCAACCTGCCCACCATCGCATCAAGCGCTCCTTCTTGCCGGACCCCTGAAGCGAGTAATTCGCGCCCCATCCGAACAGCATCAACACACTGAAGCAGCTGCTCAGGTGTGTTTCGTCGGGCCAGTTCGGCGGCAGTATTCGCGTGGTCGGGGTGGATGGCGGGCACACGTCCGCCACCAGCATTAACGCTCACCATGAGCGCATCGCGATACAGCCCCGCAATATCCATCAGCGAGAGATCCAACAGGTCAATGACCATGCGTGTCCGGCGGTTTTTCTGTTTCGTTTCCAGCTCTTTCATCGCGCCCGCACTCCCCCGCTGAGCTTTCGCCGCGCCACGTCCTTTCGCGCCAACGCCCAGGGCCTCCCGCAACTTCGCCAGCTCGGCCTCATCGCGTTC of Corynebacterium kroppenstedtii DSM 44385 contains these proteins:
- a CDS encoding ABC transporter substrate-binding protein, with product MASLIMAPLTACSSSDKSTSASGGNEGANSGPVTVKNCGKDATYPSTAKHMYVNDGNMIATTLAVGAADNIANVSSLQDDKAILEAKYGKDVVDKLKVDAPDSPSLERIIATKPDLVFAGWNYGFSESKNLTPDALKDHGIESYILSESCRQGGSDKRGTMDPWDAAKTDLTNIGKLTGHEDKANDVVKDVDKRLDALKQAPAAEGADNAEGSGKPPVTFVFDSAKDTIFTSGKFGGPQAIIEAAGGKNATDDVDDTWTTVGWEKIASAQPDVIAFVDYPSQTFEEKVKILESNPATKNLEAVKQKRFVNLPYAMWTSGPLNIDAAEYMRKRYEKFGLMPKSDIRTDVQLPDSLAGREYFVEK
- a CDS encoding DUF6767 domain-containing protein, with the translated sequence MSRKGARDDQGKRPRRPRNSRRRKKSHPDARCPIRFGEPCTACQPGTSGPADCQLVQMVRMDPELMERMRQMNLAHRHTS
- the lpdA gene encoding dihydrolipoyl dehydrogenase, producing MAEHYDVVILGAGPGGYVAAIRAAQLGKKVAIVEKKYWGGVCLNVGCIPSKALLRNAELAHTFTHDAKTFGISGDVSFDFGAAHKRSRKVSSNIVKGVHFLMKKNKITEVHGQGTFTDAHTIEVSDGDDAGKTLTFDNCIIATGSVVKTLPGIELSSNVVSYEEQILNDELPESMVIVGAGAIGMEFAYVLANYGVDVTIVEFMDSVLPNEDKDVSKEIAKQYKKLGVTVLTGHKTTAVRDKGDSVEVDIEKKDGSKQQTLTVDRVLVSVGFAPRVEGYGLDKTGVELTDRGAIAIDDFMRTNVDGIYAIGDVTAKLQLAHVAEAQGVVAAETIAGAETETLGDYMMMPRATFCNPQVASMGYTEAAAKEKFSDRDIKVASFPFTANGKAQGLGEPAGFVKIVTDGEYGEILGAHMVGSNVSEMLPELTLAARYDLTAEEIGRNVHTHPTLSEAIKEAAEGTLGHMINL
- a CDS encoding alpha/beta hydrolase family esterase, which gives rise to MIHSPHRRAIATAVLISLVIAALFAVIVTRRRSSSPSEDEELNGPSSSAITIKSGGLTRSYRLSVPLTDATAAPLPVIFAFHGHSQNATLMKKYTDLDRLPALVVYPQDEKGKSGTQRAWESAPYTTTNDGDKDSQLVCDILAQLDRKYRIDHTRIYATGKSNGGGFAAKLACTMPETFAAVAPVAGAYYPATHTSCTTGSTPNNDVSVLEIHGVKDGTMHYDGGTSHGERYVAAPELAGTFAQLQGCASEPATSPTSSAGVTRMTWGGCRPGVDVEHLAIADGGHNWPGSPYQKESGEGPYNHTLQTTDVVWDFLSRHHK
- a CDS encoding MFS transporter, producing the protein MSSPKSSESDSSDAHLDPAPHTADSSVASATTSARSSTQQDQLADVTPHELRAATPTTANASDRYAWVFVVLAMFVIAWGGNEFTPLLIFYRGESVFSPVFVDSLLGAYAIGIMAGLVFLGPLSDRYGRKTVMLWGPVAAIIGSILIAIGEKSEVPMFIGRLLAGLAVGIAMTVGGSWVKELSQAPFDPHAKKSAGAARAAMALTGGFGVGAGVAGLLAQWGPIPGQLSYILQIILSIPTLVFLVKIPETRQSAHLKVHGSFWSDLAVPTAKHPRFLTVAVPIAPWVFGAAGVAYAVTPALMSSHVKAPVAYSALLTVVCLAFGFGIQQVGDRINTDYSARGPILGIIFVAIGMVLAAFVSTRLSIVGSISVAALLGLGYGLVLISGLTEVQRLAGPDDLAGLTSAFYVLTYVGFFFPMILTKLSGDFDYVDMLAFGAIEATLTLILLFMVSRKNLDDVTAEE
- a CDS encoding oxidoreductase; this encodes MAHTNPDTSHTNRSSSLDGKKVALVTGATSGIGRSTALKLLKKGFVVYGAARREDRLRELARDGVRTLRMDVTDEDSMSDGINTIIDDAGRIDVLINCAGYGVVGAIEDVDPEDARRQFEINVFGPMALVRLVAPHMREQGEGRIVNVSSIAGKVPALLGGWYHGSKFALEGLSDCLRLELGPWGIDVSVVEPGPVKTEWPHIAQESMEETSDGRAYAEMAHAVAESVEFKHRPGMVSRPGTVAHAVVKAATTERPRTRYAVGPLAKLTVLLRRLLPDRAMDFFIRKSYKLG